From Zea mays cultivar B73 chromosome 3, Zm-B73-REFERENCE-NAM-5.0, whole genome shotgun sequence:
ccagcccatgctagtcttagctattaagcatgcatctagaccggcctcttcttttgcaaaatcaactaaataaagtttgccgtctaatacacccttaaaagctagtgaaccatcacttcttctaaagacagacacatctacatttgtaaatagacagttatatcccatatgacataattgactaacagatagcaaattatatccaagactctctactaaaaatacattagagatagaatgctcattagaaattgcaattttacctaacccttttaccttgccttgattcccatcaccgaatataattgaatcttgggaatccttattcttgacgtaggaggtgaacatcttcttctcccccgtcatatggtttgtgcatccgctgtcgataatccagcttgaacccccggatgcataaacctgcaaggcaaatttaggcttgggacttaggtacccaactcttgttgggtcctacaaggttagtgcaaatttccttagggacccaaatgcaagttttgtctcccttgcattttgcccctaacttcctagcaactattttcctatcctttctacaaatagcaaaggaagcatttagggcatgataaattgtagaaggtccatgaacttttctatgagcattaacaacatttctcctgggcatttgatgaacaacatttcttctaagcacatttctaccatgcataacatgagaactagaagcagacatagcataagagtcataagcatgtgaaccaaaaacatcatgacctctaaaagcatttctagaatatctcctatcatagtacatgaaagcatgattcttcttaacactattagccataggagccttccctttctccttggtggagatgggagtcttatggcttgttaagttcttggcttccctcttgaagccaagcccatccttaattgaggggtgtctaccagcagtgtaggcatccctagcaaattttagtttctcaaaatcacttttgctagtcttaagttgggcattaagactagctacttcttcatttaatttagaaatgcaaactaggtgttcactataagcatcaatgttaatatctttacacctagtgcacgctactacattttctacacaagaggtagatttactagcaatctctaacttagcatttaaatcattattaatgctctttaatttagaaattgtctcatggcaagaagataattcacaagaaagcatttcatttcttttaacttctagagcatgagatcgttgagcttctacaaatttatcatgctcttcatacaataaatcctcttgtttctctaagagtttatccttctcattcaatgcatcaatcaattcattgattttatcaattttatttctatccaatcccttgaacaaactagagtaatctatttcatcatcactagactcatcatcactggaagaatcataagtgacattgttttgattgcataccttcttctcccttgccataaggcatgtgtgacgctcgttggggaagagggatgacttgttgaaggcagtggtggcgagtccttcattgtcggagtcggaggaggagcaatccgaatcccactccttgcctagatgtgcttcgccttttgccttcttgtatgccttcttcttctccctcttgctcccttgttcctggtcactttcattatcgggacagttagcaataaaatgaccaagcttaccgcatttgaagcatgagcgcttctcctttgtcttggtcttgcttggctgtcccttgcgacctttaagcgctgtcttgaagcgcttaatgatgagggccatctcctcattatttagcccggccgcctcaacttgcgccaccttgcttggtagcgcctccttgctccttgttgccttgagagcaatgggttgaggctcatggattggaccattcaatgcgtcgtccacgtaccttgcctccttgatcatcattcgcccgcttacaaattttccaagaatttcttcgggcgacatcttggtgtacctaggattttcacgaatattgttcaccaaatgaggatcaagaacggtaaaggaccttagcattaggcggacgacgtcgtggtccgtccatctcgtgcttccgtagctccttattttgttgataagggtcttcagcctgttgtaggtttgggttggctcttctccccttatcattgcgaatcgtccgagctcgccctccaccaactccattttagtgagcatggtgatgtcgttcccctcgtgagagattttgagggtgtcccatatctgcttggcgttgtccaagccgctcaccttattgtattcttccctgcacaaggatgctaatagaacagtagtagcttgtgcatttctatggatttgttcatttataagcatagggctatccgagctatcaaatttcattccattctctacaatctcccatatgcttggatggagagagaataagtgactacgcattttgtgactccaaaatccgtagtcttccccatcgaagtgtggaggtttgccaagaggaatggaaagcaaatgcgaattcgaactatgtggaatacgagaataatcaaatgaaaagttcgaattgaccgtcttcctgtagtcgttgtcgtcgtccttttgggaagaggtagactcatcgctattgtcgtagtagacgatctccttgatgcgccttgtcttcttcttccttccgtctttgcgcttgtggcccgagcccgagtcattggacttgtcatcccttggctcgttgacgaaggactccttctccttgtcgttgatcacgattcccttccccttaggatccatctcttcgggcgattagtcccttcttgaagagaacggctccgataccaattgagagcacctagaggggggggtgaataggtgatcctgtaaaacttaaacttatagccacaaaaacttgttaagtgttagcacaataattgccaagtggctagagaggaggtcttgcacaaagaattcaacacagagaagacacagtgatttatcccgtggttcggccaagtacaaaacttgcctactccacgttgtggcgtcccaacggacgagagttgcactcaactcctctcaagtgatccaatgatcaacttgaataccacagtgttatgcttttcttttcttatcccgttcgcgaggaatctccacaacttggagcctctcgcccttacacttttgatgttcacaaagaatcacggagtaaggaagggaagcaacacacacaaatccacagcaaaatgcgcacacacacggccaagaatcgagctcaaagactatctcaaagttctcacaagaacggagctcgaatcacttagaatgacaaacgaatgcgcaaagactgagtgtggatgatcaagaatgctctagggTTGCTTGGTGtgtccctccatgcgcctaggggtcccttttatagccccaaggcagctaggagccgttgagaacaaatctggaaggccatctttgccttctgtcgtcgggcgcaccggacagtccggtgcacaccggacactgtccggtgcccgatttccttccttaaacagcgtagtcgaccgttgcagatgcgggagccgttggcgcaccggacagtccggtgcccccttccgaccgttggcttggccacgtgtcccgcgcagatcgcgcggccgaccgttggcccggccgaccgttggctcaccggacagtccggtgcacaccggacagtccggtgaattttagccgtacgccgtcagcaaattcccgagagcggcctcttcggccgaggcagcctggcgcaccggacactgtccggtgcaccaccggacagtccggtgctccagaccgaagcagccttctggctgtacacagccaactctttttcttcctgtttccaatacttagacaagtatattagtacacaaaaccaatgtactaagacttagaaacataccttagctcttgatttgcactttgttcatccatgggcaaagATTCAtatttaagtacttgtgttggcactcaatcaccaaaatacttagaaatggcccaagggcacatttccctttcagtaccctaatcatgtctataaactctctaaggcgctttatgggctcaagcaagccccaagagcagggtatgaatgcctaagagttttccttatcgctaatggcttcaaagtcgaaaaagccaatcctactctctttactaaaacaattgcaaatgatttgtttgtgtgccaaatttatgttgatgatatcatatttgggtctactaacaaatctacttgtgaggagtttagtaggataatggttcaaaaattcgagatgtctatgatgggggagttgaagtatttcctaggatttcaagtcaagcaactccaagagggcaccttcatttgccaaacgaagcacattcaagacatactcaccaagtttgggatgaaggatgccaagcccatcaagacacccatgggaactaatggacatctcgacctcgacacgggaggtaaatccatagatcaaaaggtataccggtcgatgataggatccttactctatttatgtgcatctcgaccggatattatgctttctgtatgcatgtgtgcaagattccaagccgatcctaaggaagttcaccttagggccgtaaaacgaatcttgagatatttagtttatacttctaagtttggcctttggtagcccaagggatccacttttgatttaataggatattcagatgctgattgggcagggtgtaagattgatagaaagagcacatcagggacttgccagttcttgggaagatccctggtgtcttgggcttcaaagaaacaaaattatgtagctctttctaccgccgaagccaagtacattgccgcaagtcattgttgcgcgcaattgctttgtatgaggcaaacccttagggactatggttacaaattaaccaaagttcctctcctatgtgataatgagagtgccatccgcatggcggataatcccgttaagcacagccgcactaagcacatagccattcggtatcactttttgagggatcaccaacaacggggggatatcgagattacatatgttagcaccaaagaacaattagccgatatctttaccaagccattagatgagaaaacttttaccaaacttaggcatgagctaaacattcttgattctaggaactttgattgattccttgcacacatagctcatttatatacctttgatcatatctctttcatgtgctatgactaatgtggtttcaagtatatttcatgccaagtcatagattgaaagggaaatggagtcttcggcgaaaacaaggcttccactctactccatcgacttattcatccttcgccatcgctccacaccgctctccaatttggtataatcttcactctatattatgtaccaaagggggagaaagtttgaaaaagggcttatatttcactctaagtatccgtttttggcgattcatgccaaagggggagaaagtattagcccaaagcaaaaggaccgcaccaccaccaatttcaaaaatttgtagtctttcaatttgtatttaagaagtttttcaattgatatcttatttttgatagaattttcaaattggtataatccctttcaaaattaatatctaaaaccctcttgaatattaagaggagaatttcattaagggggagttttgtttagtcaaaggaaaagcatttgaaacagggggagaaaatttcaaatcttgaaaatgcttcccgaaacttattcatttaccttcgactatttgcaaaagactttgaaaagattttccaaaagaatttgcaaaaacaaaacaagtggtgcaagcgtggtccaaaattttaaataagaagaaaaccatccatgcatatctagtagaaataattattggtttcattccaagcaacctttgcacttactttatgcaaactagttcaattctgcacttttatatttgctttggtttgtgttggcatcaatcaccaaaaagggggagattgaaaggaaaatagacttacaccttttccttaaatgattttggtggttgaattacccaacacaaataattggactaactagtttgctctagattataagttctacaggtgccaaaggttcaacacaaaccaataaaaagtccaagaaagagttcaaataaaaagagcaaaagacaaccgaaggctgccctggtctggcgcaccggactgtccggtgtaccaccggacagtgtccggtgcaccagggagatcaactccaaacttgccaccttcgtgaattctgggagccactccgctataattcactggactgtccggtgtagcaccggactgtccggtgtgccagcggagcaacggctacctgcgccaacggtcgtctgcaaaggaacaatgaaacgctacagtgcgcgtctgcgcgcgcagaagtcagagcaggcgtcagatggcgcaccggacagtgaacaggaccagtccggtgcaccatcggactgtacggtggcccacatgtcagaagctccaacggttgaaccctaacggttgggtgacgtggctggcgcaccggacattgtccagtggtgcaccggactgtccggtggtgcaccggactgtccggtgcgccatatgacaacagccttccccaacggccattttggtggttggggctataaataccccccaaccaccactcttcaatgtatccaagttttcagccatcaaacctcatacaagagctctagactttattctaagacacaaacaaagagatcaaatcctctcccaagttcggaatcacttcaaacaaattagtgactagagagagagacttttgtgttcttttgagctcttgcgcttggatcgcttttcttcttcctctattcttgtttccaactcacttgtgatcaaaacaagagacaccaagttgtggtggtccttgtagtggactaagtgtcccatttgattgaagagaaaggctcactcggtctaagtgaccatttgagagagggaaagggttgaaagagacccaatctttgtgaccacctcaacggggagtaggtttgcaagaaccgaacctcggtaaaacaaatcaccgtgtcatctgctcttatttgctcgtgatttgttttcaccctctctttcggactcgtttatatttctaacactaaccccggcttgtagttgtgcttaaactttataaatttcagatttgcctattcaccccctctaggtgacttttagTGACTAACCGCCTTAAAGGGAAGGCGGTTGAGGAGATGGGTAGCAGTGGTCAGGGTCTCTACCCAATAGCTAGCGGGGAGAGATGTCTGAAAGAGAAGGCAACTGAACATCGTGTGAGAGAAAGAAAGAACAAGGTGGAGTTGTCGAACTTGGGGCCGTTGTCACATTGAAGGACACGAACTAGGCGATGAAACTGGGTGGAGACCCAACTaaagaagtgtgtgagggtgtGAAAGGTGTCGGACTTCAAACGCACAGGAAGAGTCTATATAAATtgagagaaattatccaaaatcaCGAGGTAGTATTTATATCCTAAAAGACTGGGTATAGGAGATGTCCAGAGATCACGACGAACAAGATCAAAAGTCCGCTCAACCTTAGAAATAGAGGTAGCAAAAGAGAGACACACATGGCGGCCTAGCTGACACACATGACACATACTCCCAAAATGGTCCCTGCTATAAGATATCTCTAAACTACTATCGAACTTGGTCATGATGTCAGATCGAGGTTGACCGAGACGATGATGTCAAGTGGTGGAGGAGGTAACTTTAATTTATGATGCATTAGTGCAATTCCGTGGTCATGAAATGTCAGTATGCCACACTGCAGCTGACATTTCGCATTCTCTGCTCGCAGGTTCGATCTGAGGAGAAGCTGAACGAGGCTCTGAAGGTAGCCCTGGAGTCATGGCGTAAGTTTTAGCATATTCACTCTAAGATCTTGTTCGGTTGTATGGGGATCGGAGAGAATTGAGGGGATTAAATCTTTTTCTATTCAATATTGATTACCAAGAGATTTAATCATCTCTAATCTCTTTTAATTCACTCCTAACTGAATAATCCCTAGGTCTGCTCATATGAGCTCTCTCCTACTAATATATAAACCTTTTGCAATGGTAAATGGAAGAAAGGAGTTTCAGTAAACGAAGGAAACAGAGTTAGTCTAACACGTGTACTCGTATATCTACCTCTCTCTGTTAGCAACTAAAGTGTAGTGCTCGTTGCAAAGGCCAAAAGGGCTACAACAATAAGGTTAGGCAGATGACTTGAAGACATACTATTACAATAACTGAAAGGGTAGTAATCTTTTTTAGTTGGTTCTGACACATAAACAATTTTCTCATGTAAAGTGAAAGCTAGATCGTTAAGAAAACAAATTCTGGTCCTGTGGAAGAAAGTAAATTTTATAAACCTATGGGCAGCAGCTCGTAGTTTTTAAAAGAACGTGTCACAGAGAGCAATTTGTTTTAAACAAACTATGAACAAATTCATGCACAGGCCCATTTGCATAGAAGAATATTGGTTATGTGAAGTAGATTGCCTCTAGTTCCATGTGACAGCTGAGCCACCAGAAACTGTAGCAagtttctttttcttctcttatTTTTTTCAACAAAGTGTGTAACCTTGTTATTTTTTATTATTCTTTGTTATATCAgtttcctgagagcaaaattctaTTTCCCTCGTCTTAAATTATAAGTCATTCCGACTTTACACGAGAGTCAAAACTTTGACcaaatttatataataaaataataataattatgatatcaaataagtatcattagttttTTATTAATTATATTTTTATAGTATATCTATTTGATGTTATAGATTTTTATAATTTTTATAATTTTGATCAAATTTAAGCTATTTTGACTATCCAAATACCTTATAATTATATATTGTTGTTTAGGAAGCAGGGAGGATACCCGATACCCCTACTGAAATTGGCATTTGTGTAGAAAAAGCCTGAAAGCTCCTGAACCCGAAATTTTCAGACAACGGATAAAGTAAAAGATACAACATATTCTAGACAAGTAGCCAATCAAAACTCAAAATGTGTTTGGGTCTTTTCACCCAAACACTAAATGCCAAGCCAATCATCTGACTTTGCAGAGCTACATTTCTGCATCCATATGATACAGTCACCCACACTACACGTCTACAGACTACAGCACGCCCCATGTGGCGTTTCAGACTATTTCAGCACTAGCCACAGTTCAAGGTCAAATCAAATCACACACAATTAAAGCTGGGACGGAAGATCCGTcgtcccggtattatattaagaagagaccgaaacagtAGCCCCGAACGATAAAATCCTCGAACCCTGGCCCTATAACTAACAGGCCGACGTCAACCGTCCACTCTGCAACAGTCTAACGGAGGGTGCCGCACATGACATCTTAAGCCGAGAGCGGATGAGACATAACGAGAggattttttttaaccaagcctgaaAAGTCACCCCGAGAGGAGGATCGAACCTAGGACTTAACGGTAAAAAGCCCTTAACTAGAACATCAAAACTCAATTAGCACTCACTCTGGACCTCAATTAGATATATAGCATTCTATTCTACTAGATCTTGCTGTATAAACCGTTTGTCTGAACGTCTGTTACTAATTATTACCTTCTAGGAGGCAACAATTGGATCAGTTAGCTTTAACCAATTCAATGCATAATTAGATCTACTAATTAAGTAATTAGATATTAGGATCCGTAGGTGTGTTTATCAAATGGAATAAACATCTGCTCATTCTTGAGTCTTGACTGATCACGTGATATCTGCTCACTCTTGCATTTAAACATTAATTATCCAGAGGACATATGACGTGCGCTCAAGCAGACTAAATCTCTATAAACCTTGTATGTACATACCATTGTGTCGACGTTATGATCCAGCGGTCTTAGACCTACGTGTCTCTTCCAATTTTCTAAATACTTTTTATACTAGCACAGTAGCAATCTTTATCCTGTTGTATGGACATGATCGAGTAAGGATCTGTTTGGCAAGCCTTAGCTTGCCCAAACTCTGACTCCGTTTTTTTTTTGAAAGTATCTTTTTGGGTGGAGCTAAAGCCATTTCATAAATTATTTGACAAATATGGCTTATCCTCAATTTTATAAAACACCACTTACTGAAAGGAGCAGAGAGCTAGTGAAGTTAGGATTTGTGTCTTTTCCTCCATAGTATAAAATGCTCAGATTTTTGAAGTACTTTTCGAAAGAGGTGTTTTTAAAAACCGCTGTTTGGCAGGCTCTGGTTTTTTTTTCGGTGCCAAAGCCCTGACCCTAATGCGACTCAAGAATCATCTGCCGCTTGCTCTGAAAGGGACTACTCCCGTATGCCGTTTCTGGGGAAGCAACCCTTGCTAACGCCTGCCTGACAGCCTCCTTCAGAGACCTGAGGCTTGCACCTGCACCTGCACCTGCACTTCCCCAGCCCTCCTCCATGCACAGCACGAACACATGCCGCGCCCTTCCTCCTAACGAGGTCATGTTGGCCCTCACCGTCTTCAGCCTCAGGCCATGGAACGCCTGGGCGAGCCCGGCGACGAGGTCCGGCCGGTCGGCGCAGCTTATCGAGGCCCTTATGTAGACGGACCTGTCGGCGCCGGCGTCGCCGGTGTGGAGCTCGATGGAGACCTCGTCGGTCTCCGGGGGCAGGGGCGTGCtctgggtggtggtggtggcggcctcGCTTGCTTTCCTCTTCAGGAGCTTCACTTGCTCCACCACTCTGGCAAGCAAGGTGGCCTTGTCCATCTGCAGTAGTGCAGTGCAGAGAGAGTGTAAAAGTGAAGCCTTTGCTTAGAAAGTCACAGTCACAGCATTGTACTTTTTGTCTCGCTAGCTAGAGAACTCCAAAGCGAAAGCCTGATGGAATTCTGAAATGTGAACAGATGTGAGTGCCAAGGTTCCGTTCATATGGCTTTCTTGCGGACCTCAAACTTGTCGATAAATTATTCCCGTGGAGAGACGTTTGACGtagagagagtgagagagagagatatATCACTGACATTCTGAGTGGTGATGGAGATTAACTTCTTTCCAATTTTACTTCCAGTATTTCGCCTACTTTTACTAATACTCACTAAACCAGCCGAATTTCTACAAAAATCAGGACTGCGAAAAACCAAGAAGATTAATGCTGGTAAAATATTGTTTCAGTCTTTCACAAAGTGTGTGTGCCAGATGATTCATTCACACAAGTGATGAAGTGAATCATTGAGGGTGGAAGGATCACACACCGACCTGCCTGGTATCAGGAACCATCCTCCTGAGCGTAGCCAGATGAGCGTTGATCCTCTCCCGGCGCCGCCGCTCGGCCTCGCTGTGGACTTTCAGGGCCCTCGCCTCCGTCGCACTCCTCcccgaccccgacgacgacgacatgTCCGGCGGCGGCGCTACCCGCACGGCCGGTGGAGCGGCGCTTTCCTGCTGCCGGGGCAGAAGAACTGGACTACCCCCGGCCCCGAGCGCTGAAGGGTCACGGCCATCGTATGGCTGCAGCTCCTGCTTCCCTTGCAGAGGTTGGCGCGCAGCCATTGAACCAGGCATCATCCTCACCTGCAGTGCAGGTTCGTTTCACTGCATGCAAACAAAGAGACCGGACCGTTGAAAGAATACCTGAGCCAGCATCAACTGCGGCTGCAAATTGGAAGAAAGAATTGGTGCATCAAGCAAGCATAAGGATCAGAATAACAGGAGATGAGACGCAGCACCAacaagcagagagagagagagagagagagagagagagagagagagagagagagcgcttTATCCTGTTGCTTACAATAAAAGTGGTGCAACAACGTCTTGTCATCTCATTCTCTGGAATGAGTGATATGCATATGCTTGTGTGCGAGATGTGATCATCTTCTTATGATATGAGTGATGACAGACAGGCGTACTGCGGTGTATAGTGTGCTCTGCCTTTTACTGGCCAACCACTCTAACATATATATATCTTGGTGTTCCTCTCTCCACATGTATTCCCACTAGGAAGATGGATGAGGTGTGTGCATGCATGAGAGAAAACGGCTGCCAGATGGAGGGTTTTTTCAAGAGCGGCCTAACAAGTTTCAGTTCTGGTGACAAGGATTCATACGACTCCAGACATGTGTTTGGTAACTCGGGTAAAGATTCTTTTCAACTGCTGTCAAAATTAGGTGAACTGAAACGCGCTTGGGGGAAGAAAAAAAAAAGGCAGATACTTAAGAAGTCTATAAAGTAGCAGTAATTTCCTCGCAACATCTAATTAATTAAGCAGCCAAGAACTGATGAAAGTATGCATGCTGCAAGACAGGTCACGAGATTCCTCTTATGGAATTGGGCGACCGTGGAAGGAAGAAGTCTTCGCGGTCCATTGACTAATGTTCCGCGCTCTGCCCCACGAGCGAGAGAGACGGACAGGGACAGGGACGCCATTAATTGACTGCTCATGAACTGTAACGCTCCGACAGTTTCTGCCCTCCTTAAACAAGCAACATGCCAGGACCATGAGACGAAGacgagaggcctgcctctgtatgtATCCTTTCAGACTGGTGACTAGCTAGCTCCACTTGCCTTGCCTAGCTTGTTTCCTGCATATGATTCAGTTTCGACTCTGTCTTACACCAATGAACGCTCTCACCAGACTGAAAACATGTGACGCCAGAATCCAGGGCTCGCACGGCTTTGTGGCCACTAGCAGAGCATTTTATTCTCAGACTGTTGAGAGATCTGGCACGCAGCAACTCAAACGGCTGGCGCTTTGACCAGCGAACAAGGATACGGACGACGCCAAAACTGTGCGGGGTTTTAATTTTAATAGAGAGACGCTTCTCTCGGGCTCCTCCTTTCCTTCGTCCTTGGTAGGAGTAGGAGTATGTCAGTGCTCTCCGTCTATCGGCATGTGAACCTGCTGGTCGACAAGCTGCCCAAGAAACCGTGGAGACGACTGTTTCAGAGCCGGAAACAACAAAGCCCTTGTGTGATTTGTTTGTCCCTTGTGCCTCAGCATGCGTTTAGGCATCTGGAATTCATGCGTCCTTTACCGTGGCAACCGTTGTCGTTAACCTGATTCGTGAATAAATTTATGGGGTGTTTATTTGAAATTATAATCTGTCTTCGAAAATAAGTTTTTTTTAAAAGGAGAGGCAAAAGACTTGCCATGTTAGGGGATACTGGAGGAAGGGGAGAGACAGAGGAAGGAGAGGAACACGAGAGAGAGAAGGTGAGGAATTTAGTTTAGGTTTTTCTTCTTCGATATCCTTCTCACTGTCCAGGCTGGTTCAAATACAACTCACCCAATTCAGAATACGTAATACTGCCTCATACGTGTACGGTATACACACGTACACGTATGGTACGCCACACATCTAGACCCACTCTGGCCCTCGGACGCGGCTGTTGACGTGCCGTTTGCGTTTGCCTCGCACGCCTGTGTCTTGAGTCTGAATGTgatcttcttctccctctggcAAGGCTGAGGTAGTATCTGTAGTGGTAACATTCCCCTCCCCTTGAAAATTCGCTTGACCCCAAGCGGGTGCCATTGGAAAACATTGGCGCAAGGCTTCGCGGTCTTCCCAAGTTGCCAGATCACG
This genomic window contains:
- the LOC100382374 gene encoding transcription factor bHLH106 isoform X1, whose protein sequence is MTRRCCTTFIPQLMLAQVRMMPGSMAARQPLQGKQELQPYDGRDPSALGAGGSPVLLPRQQESAAPPAVRVAPPPDMSSSSGSGRSATEARALKVHSEAERRRRERINAHLATLRRMVPDTRQMDKATLLARVVEQVKLLKRKASEAATTTTQSTPLPPETDEVSIELHTGDAGADRSVYIRASISCADRPDLVAGLAQAFHGLRLKTVRANMTSLGGRARHVFVLCMEEGWGSAGAGAGASLRSLKEAVRQALARVASPETAYGSSPFQSKRQMILESH
- the LOC100382374 gene encoding transcription factor bHLH106 isoform X2, whose translation is MTRRCCTTFIVRMMPGSMAARQPLQGKQELQPYDGRDPSALGAGGSPVLLPRQQESAAPPAVRVAPPPDMSSSSGSGRSATEARALKVHSEAERRRRERINAHLATLRRMVPDTRQMDKATLLARVVEQVKLLKRKASEAATTTTQSTPLPPETDEVSIELHTGDAGADRSVYIRASISCADRPDLVAGLAQAFHGLRLKTVRANMTSLGGRARHVFVLCMEEGWGSAGAGAGASLRSLKEAVRQALARVASPETAYGSSPFQSKRQMILESH
- the LOC100382374 gene encoding Transcription factor bHLH106, coding for MMPGSMAARQPLQGKQELQPYDGRDPSALGAGGSPVLLPRQQESAAPPAVRVAPPPDMSSSSGSGRSATEARALKVHSEAERRRRERINAHLATLRRMVPDTRQMDKATLLARVVEQVKLLKRKASEAATTTTQSTPLPPETDEVSIELHTGDAGADRSVYIRASISCADRPDLVAGLAQAFHGLRLKTVRANMTSLGGRARHVFVLCMEEGWGSAGAGAGASLRSLKEAVRQALARVASPETAYGSSPFQSKRQMILESH